One Paenibacillus sp. FSL W8-0186 genomic window carries:
- a CDS encoding bifunctional 4-hydroxy-2-oxoglutarate aldolase/2-dehydro-3-deoxy-phosphogluconate aldolase has translation MKKIKVLQNITELGVVAVIRGDDAESAYQMSKACIEGGLNNIEVTFTTPDADEVIKRLIKEYEGQAVIGAGTVLDPITARIAILAGAEFVVSPSFDEETGKLCNLYSIPYMPGCMTLNEMKEALKLGVDVLKLFPGNNFNPGYIKAVKGPMPHVNIMPTGGVDLDNMEQWVRSGCIAVGIGGNLTAPAKEGRYDLIAELAAKYVAKFREIRA, from the coding sequence ATGAAGAAAATAAAAGTGCTGCAAAATATTACAGAGTTGGGCGTCGTCGCGGTAATCCGCGGAGACGATGCGGAGTCCGCCTATCAAATGTCCAAGGCTTGCATCGAAGGCGGTTTGAATAATATTGAGGTTACTTTTACGACGCCGGACGCCGACGAGGTTATCAAACGCCTGATTAAAGAATACGAAGGGCAGGCTGTGATTGGTGCGGGAACGGTGCTGGATCCGATCACCGCGAGAATCGCCATTTTGGCAGGAGCCGAATTCGTTGTAAGTCCTTCCTTTGATGAGGAGACAGGCAAGCTGTGCAATCTGTACAGCATACCTTACATGCCTGGCTGCATGACGCTTAATGAGATGAAGGAAGCGTTGAAGCTCGGCGTGGATGTGCTGAAGCTGTTCCCGGGCAATAACTTTAATCCGGGTTATATCAAGGCTGTCAAAGGCCCGATGCCGCATGTGAACATCATGCCAACCGGCGGCGTCGATCTCGACAATATGGAGCAGTGGGTTCGCAGCGGATGCATTGCGGTAGGGATTGGCGGAAACCTGACGGCACCGGCCAAGGAAGGGCGTTACGATCTGATCGCTGAGCTTGCCGCTAAATACGTGGCCAAGTTCCGCGAAATCCGTGCATAA
- a CDS encoding sugar kinase, with the protein MNKKLDVVTFGEPMAMFYANEPGELHKALSFSKGMAGAECNVSVGLSRLGHSVGLVTKLGEDNFGHFITDTLNKENIDTSNVKFTNEYRTGMLVKSKVLTGDPVVEYFRKNSAASTISLSDFDGDYFASAKHMHVTGIFPAVSKSCHEFALHAVDFMRSQGKTVSFDPNLRPSLWPDTDTMVKAINGLAARANWVFPGISEGKLLTGHDKPEAIADFYLARGVSLVVIKLGPEGAYFKSSDGEGYVPGFKVKEVVDTVGAGDGFAVGVISGLLEQLPLQEAVRRGNAIGAINVMSPGDMDGLPDQEKLQKFMKQ; encoded by the coding sequence ATGAACAAGAAGCTTGACGTAGTCACTTTCGGCGAACCGATGGCGATGTTTTACGCCAATGAACCCGGGGAATTGCATAAAGCGCTTTCTTTCTCCAAGGGGATGGCCGGCGCCGAATGCAACGTCTCCGTCGGATTATCCCGTTTGGGCCACTCCGTCGGTCTGGTCACCAAGCTCGGGGAGGATAACTTCGGCCATTTTATTACCGATACCCTGAACAAGGAGAACATCGACACCTCCAACGTAAAATTTACGAATGAATATAGAACGGGTATGCTGGTCAAATCGAAAGTACTGACAGGAGATCCTGTCGTTGAATATTTTCGCAAAAATTCAGCCGCCTCTACAATCAGCTTATCCGATTTTGACGGTGATTATTTCGCATCCGCGAAGCATATGCATGTAACTGGCATTTTCCCGGCGGTTTCGAAATCCTGTCATGAATTTGCTCTTCACGCTGTCGATTTCATGCGGTCCCAGGGAAAAACCGTATCCTTCGATCCAAACCTGCGCCCTTCCCTATGGCCGGATACAGATACGATGGTGAAAGCGATTAACGGCCTGGCCGCCCGCGCCAACTGGGTATTCCCGGGGATTAGCGAAGGCAAGCTGCTTACGGGGCATGATAAGCCGGAAGCCATCGCCGATTTCTATCTGGCGCGCGGCGTTTCGCTCGTGGTGATCAAGCTTGGACCGGAAGGCGCTTATTTCAAATCATCAGACGGGGAAGGATATGTTCCGGGCTTCAAGGTCAAAGAAGTCGTGGACACCGTTGGAGCAGGAGACGGCTTTGCCGTAGGCGTCATCAGCGGATTGCTGGAGCAGCTGCCGCTGCAGGAGGCCGTCCGGCGCGGCAATGCGATCGGTGCCATCAATGTCATGTCTCCGGGGGACATGGACGGTTTGCCTGACCAGGAGAAGCTGCAGAAATTCATGAAGCAATAA
- a CDS encoding LacI family DNA-binding transcriptional regulator, with product MKKPTIEDVAKRAGVSKSTVSQYLNERYQYMSEDTRRRISEVIEDLKYQPNGLARSLKQNRTFMVGIIVANIDYSLSIKCIRAIENELQQHKTQVIICNADESPEKEREYIEMLAARQVDGLIVFPSGNGNSSYRRVMEMKLPLVFLDRLVEGVTTQSLLLDNEAAAKIAIQELAEHGHKRIAILSLPLGDYAITPRKERISGYKKAMEELGLPTDEAYICHAPKENIAEVLERLLALPEPPTALLAGNDIVLAEILKFANQTGLRIPDQLSVIGIDDAEFAHIYNPVITTISQPAYDMGTQAAKILLSSIEQKGTELPITYRFPPMLQQGQSVRTI from the coding sequence ATGAAAAAACCGACAATCGAAGATGTGGCCAAAAGAGCCGGGGTTTCCAAAAGCACGGTCTCCCAGTATTTAAACGAACGATATCAATACATGAGCGAGGATACAAGAAGGCGGATCAGCGAGGTTATCGAGGACCTCAAATATCAGCCGAACGGGCTTGCCCGTAGCCTGAAGCAGAACCGAACCTTCATGGTTGGCATCATTGTGGCCAATATCGATTACTCGTTATCGATCAAATGCATACGCGCCATCGAAAATGAGCTGCAGCAGCATAAAACGCAGGTGATTATATGCAACGCCGATGAGAGTCCGGAGAAGGAGCGCGAATATATCGAAATGCTGGCAGCTCGCCAGGTCGACGGCCTGATCGTGTTCCCGTCCGGGAACGGTAACAGTTCCTATCGCAGGGTGATGGAGATGAAGCTCCCGCTTGTATTTCTGGATCGGCTCGTTGAGGGAGTAACGACGCAAAGCTTGCTGCTTGATAACGAAGCTGCGGCAAAAATCGCGATTCAGGAACTGGCCGAGCATGGACATAAACGGATTGCGATTCTGTCGCTTCCGCTTGGCGATTACGCCATTACACCCCGCAAGGAGCGGATCAGCGGGTATAAAAAAGCGATGGAAGAGCTCGGCCTTCCGACCGACGAAGCCTATATTTGCCATGCACCAAAAGAAAATATAGCCGAGGTGCTGGAAAGGCTGCTGGCACTGCCCGAACCGCCAACAGCGCTGCTGGCAGGCAATGATATTGTGCTGGCGGAAATTTTGAAGTTCGCCAATCAGACAGGCCTGCGGATTCCCGATCAGCTGTCCGTGATTGGCATCGATGATGCCGAGTTTGCGCATATCTATAATCCGGTCATTACAACGATATCTCAGCCTGCTTACGACATGGGGACACAGGCTGCAAAAATATTGCTCTCTTCGATCGAACAGAAGGGGACGGAGCTGCCGATTACATACCGTTTCCCGCCGATGCTGCAGCAAGGGCAATCCGTACGGACAATATAA